One Sporichthyaceae bacterium DNA segment encodes these proteins:
- a CDS encoding DUF3073 domain-containing protein, translating to MGRGRAKAKQTKVARELKYSSGGTDLDRLRAELVTGESDSVEEAEEEDEEDPYAKYAPKDDPYSDERRSG from the coding sequence ATGGGGCGCGGCCGAGCTAAGGCCAAGCAGACGAAGGTTGCCCGCGAGCTCAAGTACAGCAGCGGCGGCACCGATCTCGATCGCCTGCGGGCTGAGCTCGTGACGGGCGAATCCGACTCGGTGGAGGAAGCCGAGGAAGAGGACGAGGAAGACCCGTACGCGAAGTACGCGCCCAAGGACGATCCTTACTCCGACGAGCGTCGCTCCGGCTGA